The sequence below is a genomic window from Blastococcus sp. Marseille-P5729.
GCGGCCCAGCAGGCACTCGAGGACGGACGCGCGTTCGCCATGCACCCCGAGGGCACCCGCTCGCCTGACGGCCGGCTCTACCGGGGCAAGACGGGCGTGGCTCGGCTCTCGCTCGTGACGGGCGCGCCGGTGCTGCCGTGCGGGATCATCGGCTCCGACCGGCTCCAGCGCCCGGGCGCGCGAGTGCCCCGTCCGGCGAAGGTCGTGGTCCGCTTCGGACCGTTGCTCGCCCCTTCCGGCTACCCGGGCGGCCCGATGGCGGTGCGCAGTCGGAACTTGACGATCGACATCATGAAGGCGATCCAGCAGCTGTCCGCCCAGGAGTACGTCGACGAGTTCTCCCCCGGACCGAAGCGGGTGAAACCCGAACGCTGAGCACGACATCACAACCTCTGGCCGGTGTGAAGCGCAAGTCACCGGCGGGCACCTGGAAGGATGGACGCGTCGTCCAGCAGATCGACGCGCACGTACACGAACTCGGAGAGGATCCACGAACTTGACTATGGGAACGAAGCGGCAGGCGGTTCTTCGCGCGGCAGCCGGCGTCAGCGTCGCACTGCTCGCGCTCAGCGGATGTAGTAGCTCAAACGAGGACGACGCGTCCGCGACCACGACCGCGAGCGAGAGCTCCGAGAGCACCGACGAGACCTCAGGCAGCGAGACCTCCGAGAGCGCCAGCGAGACCTCGGAGAGTGGCTCGGGCGGGGGCGACTTCGACAAGGCGGAGGCGGAGGGCTTGCTGCTGACCGCCGACGAGCTCGGCACCGGCTACACCGAGGTCCCGGCGGAGCAGATCTCCAGCGCCCTGGAGCAGATGGGCGGCGGCCTGACCGAGGCTCTCGAGCAGATGACGGTCGAGCCGGTTCAGTGCGAGGCGGCGATGAAGAAGACCATGGCCCAGATGACCGATCTGGCCGGCCAGATGGATCAGGTTGCGATGGCGATCTTCACGCAGGGCACGTCCTCGGTGAGCCAGTCGATCGCCCCGCAGTCGGTCACCGGCTCTACCGACGACATGAAGGCCCAGATTGGCGCGTGCCAGGAGATGACGCTCACCATCCAGGGTGTGAGCGCCAAGGCCTCGATGCAGCCGGTCGAGCTCGGTCTCGATGCCGACAGCGTCGCAACGCTCATCACCATGGAGGTCTCCGCCGGCGGCCAGAACTTGACGCAGACCTCCGCGTCGGCGTACGTCACCGGCGAGGACAACATCATGTCGATCTCGTTGAACGGCGATGCGGTCGCGAACGAGGCGACCTTGAAGGAGATCACCACCAAGGCCTACGAGAAGGCCGAGCCGGTTCTCTAGCAACCACCTGCGCCGGAGGCGGGCCACCCGGGATGGGTGGTCCGCCTTCTGCGCGGCGGGGCTCAGAGCCCCATGAGCGCCTCGATGCCGACCGTCAGCCCGGGATGTCCTGCTATCTCCCGGACGCCGAGCAGGACTCCGGGTACGAACGACGTCCGGTCCATCGAGTCGTGCCGGATGGTCAGCACCTCGCCGGCTGTGCCGAACATGACCTCCTGATGAGCGATCAGCCCCCGCATCCGCACCGAGTGGACGCGGACGCCGTCGACGTCCGCGCCCCTGGCCCCCTCGATCCCGGTCGAGGTCGCGTCGGGCATCTGGCCCAGACCGGCCGACTGACGCTCGGCGGCGATCAGCGCGGCGGTCCGCCCGGCCGTGCCGGAGGGCGCGTCCGCCTTCGTCGGGTGGTGCAGCTCGATGACCTCGGCGGTCTCGTAGTACTTCGCCGCGAGCTTGGCGAAGTGCATCATGAGTACTGCGCCGATCGCGAAGTTGGGTGCGATCAGCACGCCGACCTCGGGGCGCGGCTCGAGCCACTGGCGCACCTGTGCGAGCCGCTCCTCGGTGAAGCCAGTCGTTCCGACGACGCAGTGGATGCCGTTCTCGATGCAGTACTGCAGGGTCGTCATGACGGCGTCCGGGTGGGTGAAGTCGACGATGACCTCGGCGTCCGTCTCACGCAGCACGCTCAGGTCGTCGCCGAGATCGACCTTCGCGACCAGCTCGAGATCCTCGGCGTCCTCGACACCGACGCAGATCTGCTCGCCCACCTTGCCAGCCGCGCCGACCACTCCCACTCGCATGCAGCACTCCTCAGCTCATCTTCTGCGGACTCTAGGACATCACGTCGTCAAAGGCGCCGTGCCGGAAGGGTCCTACGACGGCGAGTGCGGCGGGCCGGGTGAGCAGCTCGCCGGCGAGCTGCGCCACGTCCTCAGCCGTCACCGACTGCAGCTGCTCCAGCACCCACGGGAGGTCGCGGTGATCGCCGTACCCGAGCTCGCTGCGGCCCAGCCGGCTCATCCGCGAGCTGCTGTCCTGCATGCTCAGCACCAGACTGCCGCACAGCTGGCCCTTCGCCCTAGCGATCTCCTCGTCGGCCAGCCCATCCTCGGCGACCGCGGCGAACGCCTCCTGCACGAGGCCGACGACCTTCTTGGCGTTCGCGGGCGCGGTTCCCGCGTAGACGCCGACCATGCCATCACCGGCGAACATCGACGAGAACGAATACACCGCGTACGCGAGGGCCTGCCGTTCCCGCACCTCCTGGAACAGCCGCGAGCTCATCCCGCCGCCGATCGCCGATTCCAGCACGCTCAACGCGAAGCGTCGTGAGTCGAACCGGTCGATGCCCGCGACGCCGTACACCAGGTGGGCCTGCTCGCTGCGGCGATTGATCACCGTGACCGCTGAGCTCGGGCGCGTCACCGCGGGCCGGGTCTCGCGGCGAACCGATCGGGGCTTGGCCTCGGCCAGCACGTCTCGGAAGGCCTTGCGCACCAGGCGCACCACCTGCGCGTGGTCGATCTTGCCGGCGACCGCGACGACCATGTTCTCGGGCCGGTAGTGCTTGCGGTACAGCGAGGCGATCTGGGCCCGCTCGATGGTCCGCAGGTGAGCGGCGTCGCCGATGATCGGACGGCCCACCGGCCTGGTGCCGAACATGCTCTGCGCGAACACGTCGTGCACCAGGTCACTGGGATCGTCGTCGCGCATCGCGAGCTCCTCGAGCACCACGAGCCGCTCGGACTGGATGTCGTCGTGGCTGAGGGTCGCGCCGAGGACGACGTCACTGAGCAGATCGACCGCCAGCGGCAGATCGGTCGCCAGCACCGTGGCGTAGTAGCAGGTGCTCTCCTTGCCGGTGAAGGCATTCAGCTCGCCGCCGACCGCGTCGATGGCCGAGGAGATCTCCATGCCGCTGCGCCGCTTGGTCCCCTTGAACAGCAGGTGCTCCAGGTAGTGGGCGGCACCGGACTCCCGGGGAGTCTCATCGACCGACCCGACGCCGACCCAGATGCCGACGGACGCCGACAGCGCCCCCGGAATGGTCTCCGAGACGACCCGCAGCCCGCCGGGAAGGACGGTCCGGCGTACCGAACCGCCTTCCGGCGAGCTGTAGATCGTGCGCGTCTGGGCGCGGGTGGTGCGAGGCAACGTCCGGTGGCTACTCCGCGGCCGCCGGCGCCGGCTCGGCCTTGTCCTCGTCGCGGACCGGGATCAGGCTGATCTTGCCGCGCTGGTCGATGTCGGTGATCTCGACCTGGATCTTGTCGCCGACGTTCACCACGTCCTCGACCTTGCCGATCCGCTTGCCGTCGCCCAGCTTGGAGATGTGCACCAAGCCGTCCTTGCCCGGCAGCAGCGACACGAACGCCCCGAAGGCCGCGGTCTTGACGACGGTGCCGAGGAAGCGTTCGCCGACCTTGGGCAGCTGCGGGTTGGCGATGGCGTTGATCCGGTCGATCGCCTCCTGGGCGGCCTCGCCGTTGTCGGCACCGACGTAGATGGTCCCGTCGTCCTCGATGGTGATCTTCGCGCCGGTCTCGTCCTGGATCGTGTTGATCATCTGACCCTTGGGGCCGATGACTGCGCCGATCTTGTCGACCGGGATCTTGATGGAGGTGACGCGCGGGGCGTACTTGCTCATCTCGTCGGGGGCGTCGATCGCCTCACCCATCACGTCGAGAATGTGCAGGCGGGCCTCACGAGCCTGCGACAACGCCGCCGCGAGCACCTCGGACGGGATGCCGTCGAGCTTGGTGTCCAGCTGGATCGCGGTGACGAACTGGCGGGTGCCGGCGACCTTGAAGTCCATGTCGCCGTAGGCGT
It includes:
- a CDS encoding pitrilysin family protein, yielding MPRTTRAQTRTIYSSPEGGSVRRTVLPGGLRVVSETIPGALSASVGIWVGVGSVDETPRESGAAHYLEHLLFKGTKRRSGMEISSAIDAVGGELNAFTGKESTCYYATVLATDLPLAVDLLSDVVLGATLSHDDIQSERLVVLEELAMRDDDPSDLVHDVFAQSMFGTRPVGRPIIGDAAHLRTIERAQIASLYRKHYRPENMVVAVAGKIDHAQVVRLVRKAFRDVLAEAKPRSVRRETRPAVTRPSSAVTVINRRSEQAHLVYGVAGIDRFDSRRFALSVLESAIGGGMSSRLFQEVRERQALAYAVYSFSSMFAGDGMVGVYAGTAPANAKKVVGLVQEAFAAVAEDGLADEEIARAKGQLCGSLVLSMQDSSSRMSRLGRSELGYGDHRDLPWVLEQLQSVTAEDVAQLAGELLTRPAALAVVGPFRHGAFDDVMS
- the dapB gene encoding 4-hydroxy-tetrahydrodipicolinate reductase, whose protein sequence is MRVGVVGAAGKVGEQICVGVEDAEDLELVAKVDLGDDLSVLRETDAEVIVDFTHPDAVMTTLQYCIENGIHCVVGTTGFTEERLAQVRQWLEPRPEVGVLIAPNFAIGAVLMMHFAKLAAKYYETAEVIELHHPTKADAPSGTAGRTAALIAAERQSAGLGQMPDATSTGIEGARGADVDGVRVHSVRMRGLIAHQEVMFGTAGEVLTIRHDSMDRTSFVPGVLLGVREIAGHPGLTVGIEALMGL
- a CDS encoding 1-acyl-sn-glycerol-3-phosphate acyltransferase — encoded protein: MPDQHLRTDWMLRHVVVGPAFRALSRLRVEGREHVPRTGPVIVAANHLSAMDAIIVPLAMGRPTTFLAKSEYFEGAGWRGRLTAGFMERVGTIPVDRSKGRAALLSLDAAQQALEDGRAFAMHPEGTRSPDGRLYRGKTGVARLSLVTGAPVLPCGIIGSDRLQRPGARVPRPAKVVVRFGPLLAPSGYPGGPMAVRSRNLTIDIMKAIQQLSAQEYVDEFSPGPKRVKPER